The proteins below come from a single Piscinibacter gummiphilus genomic window:
- a CDS encoding type I secretion system permease/ATPase yields MSARQEPFIAAPAGSLHADDALAQAIVWLCKHHGRERSAESLLANTPVEGALGPDQAVRIMREAGFNAGLVQKRISDIHALLLPAVLLLKNGDAAIVVARHAAEKGADTYDVVMPGPDSHACKATEAELSGEYTGFAFVASPKPQAASGAAQELLLLDPDRHWLWGTLRRFIPYYRSALLAAALSNVLMLASGLVTSVVFDKVLPHQAFITLWALAIGGFIALAFDLIARQLRSHLIDRAGKKADLIIGSLLFRQTLGVRMEHRPESAGSYAHHLAQIETVRDFFAGATLSALSDLPFIVIFVAMTFVIGGPLGWVLMAAIPLILGTAWMIQASLRRSMSANMTHQADLQGLLVEAVEGLEDVKVVGAQGRFLRRYEEATAAAADTALRARALGGLTNNISAMSQQLITLVMLVVGVYLIADGQISSGALIGAIMFAGRAVGPLGSVVGLATRYQGARAAMVALDRMMQLPTERVPGANYVAHHDVTGRIALRDLSFAYPPTSEGATAPKVLKGVTLKFNPGERVAILGRIGSGKSTVLRLLAGLYQPTEGLVEVDGIDLRQIDPADFRAKVGFVSQEPRLFKGTLRENVLMGRASVDATRLAEVARVTGLDRLIASHPQGWELEVGEMGCLLSGGQRQLVALARCLVTQPQILLMDEPTSSMDAQSETLFLRQLNEALGTRTVVMVTHRPAVLDLAQRVIVVDGGKVVLDGPKAQVLAALSGAKPAATATPESTTSPNVHLHPSTQPVQRQASV; encoded by the coding sequence ATGAGCGCCCGCCAGGAACCTTTCATCGCTGCGCCCGCAGGCTCGTTGCACGCCGACGATGCCCTGGCGCAGGCGATCGTCTGGCTGTGCAAGCACCACGGGCGCGAGCGCTCGGCCGAGTCGCTGCTGGCCAACACGCCGGTGGAAGGTGCGCTCGGGCCCGACCAGGCGGTGCGCATCATGCGCGAGGCAGGCTTCAACGCCGGCCTCGTCCAGAAGCGCATCTCCGACATCCACGCGCTGCTGCTGCCGGCGGTGCTGCTGCTGAAGAACGGCGACGCCGCCATCGTGGTGGCCCGCCACGCCGCCGAGAAGGGCGCCGACACCTACGACGTGGTGATGCCCGGCCCCGACAGCCACGCCTGCAAGGCCACCGAAGCCGAGCTGTCGGGTGAATACACCGGCTTCGCCTTCGTCGCCTCGCCCAAGCCGCAGGCCGCCTCGGGCGCCGCGCAGGAATTGCTGCTGCTCGACCCCGACCGCCACTGGCTCTGGGGCACGCTGCGCCGCTTCATCCCGTATTACCGCTCCGCGCTGCTGGCCGCCGCGCTGAGCAACGTGCTCATGCTCGCGAGCGGCCTCGTCACCTCGGTCGTCTTCGACAAGGTGCTGCCGCACCAGGCCTTCATCACCCTCTGGGCGCTGGCCATCGGCGGCTTCATCGCGCTCGCGTTCGACCTCATCGCGCGCCAGCTGCGCAGCCACCTGATCGACCGCGCCGGCAAGAAGGCCGACCTCATCATCGGCTCGCTGCTCTTTCGCCAGACGCTGGGCGTGCGCATGGAACACCGCCCCGAATCGGCCGGCTCCTACGCCCACCATCTCGCCCAGATCGAGACCGTGCGCGACTTCTTCGCCGGAGCCACGCTGTCGGCCCTGAGCGACCTGCCGTTCATCGTGATCTTCGTCGCCATGACCTTCGTGATCGGCGGCCCGCTCGGCTGGGTGCTGATGGCGGCCATCCCGCTGATCCTCGGCACCGCGTGGATGATCCAGGCGTCGCTGCGGCGCTCGATGAGCGCCAACATGACGCACCAGGCCGACCTGCAGGGCCTGCTCGTCGAAGCGGTCGAAGGGCTGGAAGACGTGAAGGTCGTGGGCGCGCAGGGTCGTTTCCTGCGCCGCTACGAGGAAGCCACCGCCGCCGCGGCCGACACCGCGCTGCGCGCACGCGCGCTCGGCGGCCTCACCAACAACATCTCGGCCATGTCGCAGCAGCTCATCACCCTCGTGATGCTGGTGGTGGGCGTGTACCTCATCGCCGACGGCCAGATCTCGAGCGGCGCCCTCATCGGCGCCATCATGTTCGCCGGCCGCGCGGTCGGCCCGCTGGGCAGCGTGGTGGGCCTGGCCACCCGCTACCAGGGCGCGCGTGCCGCGATGGTGGCGCTCGACCGCATGATGCAGCTGCCCACCGAGCGTGTGCCCGGTGCCAACTACGTGGCCCACCACGACGTGACCGGCCGCATCGCGCTGCGCGACCTGAGCTTCGCCTACCCGCCCACCTCCGAAGGCGCCACTGCGCCGAAGGTGCTGAAGGGCGTCACGCTCAAGTTCAACCCGGGCGAGCGCGTGGCGATCCTCGGGCGCATCGGCAGCGGCAAGTCGACCGTGCTGCGCCTGCTCGCGGGCCTCTACCAGCCGACCGAAGGGCTGGTGGAAGTCGATGGCATCGACCTGCGCCAGATCGACCCGGCCGACTTCCGCGCGAAGGTCGGCTTCGTGTCGCAGGAGCCGCGACTCTTCAAGGGCACCCTTCGCGAAAACGTCTTGATGGGCCGTGCCTCGGTCGACGCCACGCGGCTCGCCGAGGTGGCGCGCGTGACCGGCCTCGACCGTCTCATCGCCTCGCATCCGCAAGGCTGGGAGCTGGAGGTCGGCGAAATGGGCTGCCTGCTCTCGGGCGGCCAGCGGCAGCTCGTCGCGCTGGCACGCTGCCTCGTCACGCAGCCGCAGATCCTCTTGATGGACGAGCCCACGAGCTCGATGGACGCGCAGAGCGAAACCCTCTTCCTGCGCCAGCTCAACGAAGCGCTGGGCACGCGCACGGTGGTGATGGTCACGCACCGCCCGGCCGTGCTCGACCTCGCGCAGCGGGTGATCGTGGTCGACGGCGGCAAGGTCGTGCTCGACGGGCCGAAGGCCCAGGTGCTGGCGGCGCTGTCGGGTGCCAAGCCGGCCGCCACGGCCACGCCGGAATCGACAACTTCTCCCAACGTGCACCTGCACCCGTCGACCCAGCCCGTGCAGCGGCAGGCCTCCGTCTAG
- a CDS encoding HlyD family type I secretion periplasmic adaptor subunit, giving the protein MAFWKRKPKEPQGAEMAYVADVRAAMVVDAMPGTTWALYLMAAVVTAAIVWATFAKVDEVTRAEGRVVPEGREQVIASLEGGILRELHVREGTQVFEGQELAQLDPTRFESQQNEGEAKRVALLGTIARLTAEASGRPLKFPEEVRKLDGVVAGETDAFNARKLALDEALNTNARNVALLMKELGVSEAMAAKGLMSEVEVMRLRRQVNDLQLNARERVNKFRQDASTDLVRVQTELSLLEEQMAGRADVLRRTVLTSPVRGLVKNIRVNTIGGVVSPGAPIMEIVPIGSRVLVEARLKPKDVGFVRVGQKAEVKLAAYDYTTYGGLHGKIEYISPDALGDADKGTPDSTYYRVTMRTDRSTLKEKNGKPLPILPGMTAMVEVRTGERSVLSFILRPMMKSQEAFRER; this is encoded by the coding sequence ATGGCCTTCTGGAAACGCAAACCCAAGGAGCCCCAAGGCGCTGAGATGGCCTACGTGGCCGACGTGCGTGCCGCGATGGTGGTCGACGCCATGCCCGGCACCACCTGGGCGCTCTACCTCATGGCCGCCGTGGTCACCGCCGCTATCGTGTGGGCGACGTTTGCCAAGGTCGACGAGGTGACGCGGGCCGAAGGCCGCGTGGTGCCCGAAGGCCGCGAGCAGGTGATCGCGAGCCTGGAAGGCGGCATCCTGCGCGAGCTGCACGTGCGCGAAGGCACGCAGGTCTTCGAGGGGCAGGAGCTGGCGCAGCTCGACCCCACGCGATTCGAATCGCAGCAGAACGAAGGCGAGGCCAAGCGTGTGGCGCTCCTCGGCACCATCGCGCGTCTCACCGCTGAAGCAAGCGGCCGCCCGCTCAAGTTCCCCGAGGAAGTGCGCAAGCTGGATGGTGTGGTCGCCGGCGAGACCGACGCCTTCAACGCCCGCAAGCTCGCACTCGACGAAGCGCTCAACACCAATGCGCGGAACGTGGCGCTGCTGATGAAGGAGCTGGGCGTTTCGGAGGCGATGGCTGCAAAGGGCCTCATGAGCGAGGTGGAGGTGATGCGCCTGCGCCGCCAGGTCAATGACCTGCAGCTCAACGCCCGCGAGCGGGTCAACAAATTCCGGCAAGACGCCAGCACCGACCTCGTGCGCGTGCAGACCGAACTCTCGCTGCTCGAAGAGCAGATGGCCGGCCGCGCCGACGTGCTGCGCCGCACCGTGCTCACCTCGCCCGTGCGGGGCCTGGTGAAGAACATCCGCGTCAACACCATCGGTGGCGTGGTGTCGCCGGGTGCGCCCATCATGGAGATCGTGCCCATCGGCTCGCGGGTGCTGGTGGAGGCCCGGCTGAAGCCGAAGGACGTGGGCTTCGTGCGCGTGGGCCAGAAGGCCGAGGTCAAGCTCGCCGCCTACGACTACACCACCTACGGCGGCCTGCACGGCAAGATTGAATACATCAGCCCCGATGCGCTTGGCGACGCCGACAAGGGCACGCCCGATTCCACCTACTACCGCGTGACGATGCGCACCGACCGCTCCACGCTGAAAGAGAAGAACGGCAAGCCGCTGCCCATCCTGCCGGGCATGACGGCGATGGTGGAGGTGCGCACCGGCGAGCGCTCGGTGCTGAGCTTCATCCTGCGGCCGATGATGAAGTCACAAGAGGCCTTCAGAGAACGCTGA
- a CDS encoding TolC family protein — MIKPTAQHLLPAFAAVLALLAVMPADANCIDEGSAEARTDASPLSERVDPKTARDNLLSMVDQAMQRSQAIGASRLLAEAAAIDVSETRAARFPQVNLGGTVGAVRTEVGGVQEESGKQGRATLSMSVPLFDGGRISDLTDWRKSLAEAARLGEVNTQEQVALQTVSLAIERSRYNLQAQVYQQYARKMSCLVEALQTIVRADRGRTSELVQAQKNQKQAELSFSQTQATVRQIETRLKRFVGDTLPPTQGMSSLLLSVPSLPDVLAQAEASADIAQLAAQAEAAKYYAESVKAQRWPQVNAVVSGTTIRGTGNGTQWSGGVNVNIPIMNPPVGYAIDSSQKRAQAARLQREDALQARRFRMTEVHDQALSAFDRARQVVEVLRDSDRVRNFTLQQWQQLGRRSLFDVMSSEGEHYNLRVQYVNALYDGQQSNALLWSLGLGVRAQLK; from the coding sequence TTGATCAAACCCACCGCCCAACACCTGCTGCCGGCCTTCGCTGCCGTGCTGGCGCTCCTGGCCGTGATGCCGGCCGATGCGAACTGCATCGACGAAGGCTCGGCCGAGGCCCGCACCGACGCGAGCCCGCTCAGCGAGCGTGTCGACCCCAAGACCGCGCGCGACAACCTACTCTCGATGGTCGACCAGGCCATGCAACGCAGCCAGGCCATCGGCGCGAGCCGCCTGCTGGCCGAAGCCGCCGCCATCGACGTGAGCGAAACCCGCGCTGCCCGCTTCCCCCAGGTGAACCTGGGCGGCACCGTTGGCGCCGTGCGCACCGAAGTCGGTGGCGTGCAGGAAGAAAGCGGCAAGCAAGGCCGTGCCACGCTCAGCATGAGCGTGCCGCTCTTCGATGGCGGCCGCATCTCCGATCTCACCGACTGGCGCAAGAGCCTCGCCGAAGCCGCCCGCCTGGGCGAAGTCAACACGCAGGAGCAAGTGGCGCTGCAGACCGTCTCGCTCGCCATCGAGCGCAGCCGCTACAACCTGCAGGCGCAGGTCTACCAGCAATACGCCCGCAAGATGAGCTGCCTGGTCGAGGCCTTGCAGACCATCGTGCGCGCCGACCGTGGCCGCACCAGCGAGCTGGTGCAGGCGCAGAAGAACCAGAAGCAGGCCGAGCTGTCGTTCTCGCAGACGCAGGCCACCGTGCGCCAGATCGAGACGCGCCTGAAGCGCTTCGTGGGCGACACGCTACCGCCCACGCAAGGCATGTCGTCGCTGCTCTTGAGCGTGCCGTCGCTGCCCGACGTGCTGGCCCAGGCCGAAGCCTCCGCCGACATCGCCCAACTCGCCGCCCAGGCCGAAGCCGCCAAGTACTACGCCGAGTCGGTGAAGGCCCAGCGCTGGCCGCAGGTCAACGCCGTGGTGAGCGGCACCACCATCCGCGGCACCGGCAACGGCACACAGTGGTCGGGCGGCGTGAACGTCAACATCCCGATCATGAATCCGCCCGTGGGCTACGCGATCGATTCGTCGCAGAAGCGCGCCCAGGCGGCCCGCCTGCAGCGCGAAGATGCGCTCCAGGCCCGCCGCTTCCGCATGACCGAGGTGCACGACCAGGCGCTGTCGGCCTTCGACCGAGCCCGCCAGGTGGTCGAAGTGCTGCGCGACAGCGACCGCGTGCGCAACTTCACGCTGCAGCAGTGGCAGCAGCTCGGCCGCCGTTCGCTGTTCGACGTGATGTCGTCCGAGGGCGAGCACTACAACCTGCGCGTGCAGTACGTCAACGCGCTCTACGATGGCCAGCAGTCCAACGCGCTGCTGTGGTCGCTGGGCCTGGGCGTGCGTGCCCAGCTCAAGTGA